A region from the Cystobacter ferrugineus genome encodes:
- a CDS encoding VOC family protein, which produces MTVRFNHTIIAAKDKVRSARFLAELLGLPEPQPFGPFQAVKLDDGVSLDYIESSADFPGQHYAFLVSDDVFDALISKIRERGIEHWADPHGQHPGEINTHDGGRGVYFQDPSGHFMEAITVPYGGW; this is translated from the coding sequence ATGACCGTCCGTTTCAACCACACGATCATCGCCGCGAAGGACAAGGTGCGCTCCGCGCGATTCCTCGCCGAGCTCCTCGGGCTGCCCGAGCCGCAACCCTTCGGGCCCTTCCAGGCAGTCAAGCTGGATGACGGGGTGTCGCTCGACTACATCGAATCCAGCGCCGACTTCCCCGGCCAGCACTATGCGTTCCTCGTATCGGACGACGTGTTCGACGCGCTGATATCCAAGATCCGCGAGCGCGGGATCGAGCACTGGGCCGACCCGCACGGCCAGCACCCCGGTGAGATCAACACCCACGACGGGGGCCGAGGGGTCTACTTCCAGGATCCCTCGGGTCACTTCATGGAGGCCATCACCGTCCCCTACGGAGGCTGGTGA
- a CDS encoding SDR family NAD(P)-dependent oxidoreductase yields MKSVKGRVAAITGAGSGIGRATAELLARNGCHVALSDVNEQGLAQTAEKCRGHGVQVHTARVDVAHREAVHAWADEVARELGAVHLVINNAGVALGATIEDTRYEDFEWLMNINFWGVVHGTKAFLPHLKAAGEGHIVNISSVFGLIAVPTQAAYNAAKFAVKGFTEALRQELEVEGLPIGVTCVHPGGIKTNIARSARSIPRKGWVGPDSSADFEKLFSTTPERAASDILSAIHKNRRRLLIGTDAVVIDLLQRLLPTLYQRLLVAGARRRWRKMMLSAGPHS; encoded by the coding sequence ATGAAGTCGGTGAAGGGAAGGGTCGCGGCCATCACGGGCGCGGGTTCGGGAATCGGCCGCGCGACGGCCGAGCTGCTCGCGCGCAACGGCTGCCATGTGGCGCTCTCCGACGTGAACGAGCAGGGCCTCGCCCAGACGGCGGAGAAGTGCCGGGGCCACGGTGTGCAGGTGCACACGGCGCGAGTGGACGTCGCCCACCGGGAAGCGGTGCACGCCTGGGCCGACGAGGTGGCGCGGGAGCTGGGCGCGGTCCACCTCGTCATCAACAACGCCGGGGTCGCCCTGGGCGCCACCATCGAAGACACCCGATACGAGGACTTCGAGTGGCTCATGAACATCAACTTCTGGGGCGTGGTGCACGGCACCAAGGCCTTCCTGCCGCACCTCAAGGCGGCGGGAGAGGGCCACATCGTCAACATCTCGAGCGTCTTCGGGCTCATCGCCGTGCCGACCCAGGCGGCCTACAACGCCGCGAAGTTCGCCGTGAAGGGCTTCACCGAGGCGCTGCGCCAGGAGCTGGAGGTCGAGGGACTCCCCATTGGCGTCACGTGCGTGCACCCGGGCGGCATCAAGACCAACATCGCCCGGAGCGCCCGGAGCATCCCCCGCAAGGGCTGGGTGGGGCCGGACTCCTCCGCGGACTTCGAGAAGCTCTTCTCCACCACGCCCGAGCGCGCCGCGTCCGACATCCTCTCCGCCATCCACAAGAACCGGCGGCGCCTGCTCATTGGCACGGACGCCGTGGTCATCGACCTGTTGCAGCGCCTGCTGCCCACCCTCTACCAGCGCCTGCTGGTGGCGGGAGCGCGGCGGCGATGGAGGAAGATGATGCTGTCCGCGGGCCCTCACTCCTGA
- a CDS encoding cytochrome P450, with the protein MTPTAVPVDLNPVSPQNLADPVAFYRELQRRAPVYWAEPIHTWLVSRHEDVMAGFRDPRLSANRTAFFEHQVQSLGPASIQGFMKIIRNQVFMKDGTEHIRLRRNMNPGFTAQSLDKWRPAIRRTMEQLLERVSARGQMDLVKEISYELPPLVIAELLGIPVEDRERFRAWSKPIADFSSPAPDADMGVLVQEVNRAMMAFSGYLTGIVEERRSAPGADVISQMVSAEEEGKLSTEEVVANALLLIFAGHTTTTDQFSNCVHDLLTHPDQLQALRDNPGLLDSTIEESVRFNPAVPFIGRFAVEDFELRGQTIPKGSHVMFALGAANRDPEVFSEPDRFDITRDRTQTRHLGFGFGPHQCIGSGLARRELEIALELLLQRLPGLRLDEEHTPVKHHSLAFRGFSSLHVRW; encoded by the coding sequence ATGACGCCTACTGCCGTGCCGGTCGATCTCAATCCCGTCAGTCCCCAGAACCTCGCGGACCCCGTTGCGTTCTACCGGGAGCTCCAGCGCCGCGCACCCGTGTACTGGGCGGAGCCCATCCATACCTGGCTCGTCTCCCGCCACGAGGACGTGATGGCGGGCTTTCGCGATCCGCGCCTGAGCGCCAACCGGACGGCGTTCTTCGAGCACCAGGTGCAGAGCCTCGGCCCGGCCAGCATCCAGGGCTTCATGAAGATCATCCGCAATCAGGTGTTCATGAAGGATGGCACCGAGCACATCCGGCTGCGCCGCAACATGAACCCGGGCTTCACCGCCCAGTCGCTCGACAAATGGCGGCCCGCCATCCGCCGCACGATGGAGCAGCTCCTGGAGCGGGTGAGCGCGCGAGGCCAGATGGATCTGGTGAAGGAGATCTCCTACGAGCTGCCCCCGCTCGTCATCGCCGAGCTGCTGGGCATCCCGGTGGAGGATCGCGAGCGCTTCCGCGCGTGGTCCAAGCCCATCGCCGACTTCTCCAGCCCCGCGCCGGACGCGGACATGGGGGTGCTCGTCCAGGAGGTCAACCGGGCGATGATGGCGTTCAGTGGCTACCTGACGGGAATCGTCGAGGAGCGCCGGAGCGCGCCGGGCGCGGACGTCATCAGCCAGATGGTGAGCGCCGAGGAGGAGGGCAAGCTGTCGACGGAGGAGGTGGTGGCCAACGCCCTGCTGCTGATCTTCGCCGGACACACCACCACCACGGACCAGTTCAGCAACTGCGTGCATGATCTGCTGACCCATCCCGACCAGTTGCAGGCGCTGAGGGACAACCCCGGACTGCTCGACTCGACCATCGAGGAGAGCGTCCGCTTCAACCCGGCGGTGCCCTTCATCGGCCGCTTCGCGGTGGAGGACTTCGAGCTGCGCGGACAGACGATCCCCAAGGGCTCGCACGTGATGTTCGCCCTGGGCGCCGCCAACCGCGACCCGGAGGTGTTCTCCGAACCGGACCGGTTCGACATCACCCGGGACAGGACGCAGACGCGGCACCTGGGCTTCGGGTTCGGTCCTCACCAGTGCATCGGGTCCGGCCTGGCCCGCCGCGAGCTGGAGATCGCCCTCGAGCTGCTGCTCCAGCGGCTGCCCGGCCTGCGCCTGGACGAGGAGCACACGCCCGTCAAGCACCACAGCCTGGCGTTCCGCGGGTTCTCCTCGCTGCACGTCCGGTGGTAG
- a CDS encoding SGNH/GDSL hydrolase family protein has product MNLARWLWLPLVLGMAGCEPFAPWYDFPANDSRLQFIGRMDFSTSDGPTYAHPGTTIRFRCDCTGVDVAFEDKGKGGDEHTNFVNILVDGEHAAKVELRREGGMIRGARALPPGEHVIEIVKRTESYAGNIRFLGVSLQGSLLDPPPRLERRMEFIGDSITCGYGNEVRIHAPTYTEPNTGYHAKNEDISKAYGSLLGRRYNAEVVTTCISGMGVYRNLNGSTGEKAFPNLYRRIYPGQDKPLWDTSLFVPEVIVINLGNNDFNVRDETKMPSAPPAKPFKDAYKAFVQQLRGYYPHAKIVCTIGPLMNDNYPAGRKHWTLIQKFVSEMVDSIREEGDSNVHYFAYTPVMTDPYGEDWHPTAEVHAAMADELGAFLDANVF; this is encoded by the coding sequence ATGAATCTCGCGCGCTGGTTGTGGTTGCCGCTCGTCCTCGGCATGGCTGGATGTGAGCCTTTCGCACCCTGGTACGATTTCCCCGCGAATGACAGCCGGTTGCAGTTCATCGGACGCATGGACTTCTCCACTTCGGATGGGCCGACCTATGCGCACCCGGGCACCACCATCCGTTTTCGCTGTGATTGCACCGGTGTGGACGTGGCCTTCGAGGACAAGGGCAAGGGCGGTGACGAGCACACCAACTTCGTCAACATCCTCGTGGATGGCGAGCATGCGGCCAAGGTCGAGCTCCGGCGCGAGGGGGGCATGATCCGGGGCGCGCGGGCCCTGCCTCCTGGCGAGCACGTCATCGAGATCGTCAAGCGGACCGAGTCCTATGCCGGCAACATCCGCTTCCTGGGCGTCAGCCTCCAGGGCAGCCTGTTGGATCCACCCCCCCGGCTCGAGCGGCGCATGGAGTTCATCGGCGACTCCATCACCTGCGGCTATGGCAATGAGGTGCGCATCCACGCTCCGACCTACACCGAGCCCAACACCGGCTACCACGCGAAGAACGAGGACATCTCCAAGGCCTATGGCTCGCTGCTGGGCCGCAGGTACAACGCCGAGGTGGTCACCACCTGCATCTCGGGCATGGGCGTCTACCGCAACCTGAATGGCTCGACAGGGGAGAAGGCCTTTCCCAACCTCTACCGGCGCATCTACCCCGGTCAGGACAAGCCGCTCTGGGACACCTCGCTCTTCGTGCCCGAGGTCATCGTCATCAACCTGGGCAACAATGACTTCAACGTGCGCGATGAGACGAAGATGCCGAGCGCCCCTCCCGCCAAGCCCTTCAAGGACGCCTACAAGGCCTTCGTCCAGCAGCTACGCGGGTACTATCCCCATGCGAAGATCGTCTGCACCATCGGCCCGCTGATGAACGACAACTATCCCGCGGGGCGCAAGCACTGGACGCTCATCCAGAAGTTCGTCTCCGAGATGGTGGACTCCATCCGCGAGGAGGGAGACTCGAATGTCCATTACTTCGCCTATACCCCCGTCATGACCGACCCCTACGGGGAGGACTGGCACCCCACGGCCGAGGTCCATGCGGCGATGGCCGACGAGCTGGGCGCCTTCCTCGACGCCAACGTGTTCTGA
- a CDS encoding nuclear transport factor 2 family protein, whose translation MSQSEQGTLGERWSRALETLFREREPALPAFLSLYDEHIQFQDPLQRVSGLAAYAELNRRFLARARRIEISVEEMAEQEGRLFASWRMHFAPRLGPELTLEGVSHLRVREGRIVYQRDHFDVAGGVASAVPGLSALYRAVLTRVT comes from the coding sequence ATGAGCCAGTCCGAGCAGGGAACGCTGGGTGAGCGCTGGAGCCGTGCGCTCGAGACGCTCTTCCGGGAGCGCGAGCCGGCGCTGCCCGCCTTCCTGTCCCTCTACGACGAGCACATCCAGTTCCAGGATCCACTCCAGCGCGTCTCCGGACTGGCCGCCTATGCCGAGCTCAACCGGCGCTTCCTGGCCCGGGCCCGCCGGATAGAGATTTCCGTGGAGGAGATGGCCGAGCAGGAGGGACGCCTCTTCGCGTCCTGGCGGATGCATTTCGCACCGCGCCTCGGGCCGGAGCTCACCCTGGAGGGGGTCAGCCACCTGCGGGTGCGCGAGGGGCGCATCGTCTACCAGAGGGATCACTTCGACGTCGCGGGAGGCGTGGCCTCGGCGGTGCCTGGACTGTCCGCTCTCTACCGGGCGGTGCTCACCCGGGTGACGTGA
- the amrS gene encoding AmmeMemoRadiSam system radical SAM enzyme — MQESEHPARWWHELVDGRIQCDLCPRDCKLHEGQRGMCFVRQRTGDRMVLTTHGRSSGFCVDPIEKKPLAHFHPGSSVLSFGTAGCNLACRFCQNWDISKSREMDRLTDEATPEAIARAAEAYGCQSVAFTYNDPVIFAEYAMDVADACHARGIQTVAVTAGYMHAEPRREFYAKMDAANVDLKAFTEEFYFQLTAAHLAPVLETLEYLHHETKVWLEITTLLIPGKNDSDAEVEAMSQWLMEHLGPDVPLHFTAFHPDYKLRDIPPTPPETLRRARDLAREVGLRYVYTGNTHDPSGETTLCPDCGAALIVRDWYDMLQYRLTAEGRCPDCGARVPGHFDARPGDSGRRRRPVAVGNP, encoded by the coding sequence ATGCAAGAGAGCGAACATCCCGCGCGCTGGTGGCATGAGCTGGTGGATGGGCGCATCCAGTGCGACCTGTGTCCGCGCGACTGCAAGCTGCACGAGGGCCAGCGGGGCATGTGCTTCGTGCGGCAGCGCACGGGCGACAGGATGGTGCTGACGACGCACGGGCGCTCGTCGGGGTTCTGCGTGGACCCCATCGAGAAGAAGCCTCTGGCGCACTTTCATCCGGGCAGCAGCGTGCTGTCCTTCGGGACGGCGGGGTGCAACCTGGCGTGCCGCTTCTGCCAGAACTGGGACATCTCCAAGTCGCGCGAGATGGACCGGCTCACCGACGAGGCGACGCCCGAGGCCATCGCGCGAGCGGCGGAGGCGTACGGGTGCCAGAGCGTGGCCTTCACGTACAACGACCCGGTCATCTTCGCCGAGTACGCCATGGACGTGGCGGACGCCTGCCATGCGCGCGGCATCCAGACGGTGGCGGTGACGGCGGGTTACATGCACGCCGAGCCGCGCCGCGAGTTCTACGCGAAGATGGACGCGGCGAACGTGGACCTGAAGGCCTTCACCGAGGAGTTCTACTTCCAGCTCACGGCCGCGCACCTCGCGCCGGTGCTGGAGACGCTCGAGTACCTCCACCACGAAACGAAGGTGTGGTTGGAGATCACGACGCTGCTGATCCCCGGGAAGAACGACTCGGACGCGGAAGTGGAGGCGATGAGCCAGTGGCTGATGGAGCACCTCGGCCCGGACGTGCCGCTGCACTTCACGGCGTTCCATCCGGACTACAAGCTGCGGGACATTCCGCCGACCCCGCCCGAGACCCTGCGCAGGGCGAGGGACCTCGCGCGCGAGGTGGGGCTGCGGTACGTCTACACAGGCAACACACACGATCCCTCGGGCGAGACGACGCTGTGTCCGGATTGCGGTGCGGCCCTCATCGTGAGGGATTGGTACGACATGCTGCAATACCGGCTCACGGCGGAGGGCCGATGCCCGGACTGCGGAGCGAGGGTGCCGGGCCACTTCGACGCCAGGCCGGGGGACTCCGGTCGCCGCCGCCGCCCGGTAGCGGTGGGCAATCCCTGA
- a CDS encoding ferritin-like domain-containing protein, whose protein sequence is MAAMDLNRMLERLNDLIALDIDAVGAYEAAINRIDVESLRMNLREFQQDHERHIRDLSQVVRTLGGTPRQKPDAKGFILKGFTAVTSMMGTEAALQAMRGNENLTNRSYRNALNEEWSPEARAIIERNYMDEQRHLAFIEDVLRTRPWEQTPVQP, encoded by the coding sequence ATGGCGGCGATGGACCTGAACAGGATGCTCGAGCGGCTCAATGACCTCATCGCGCTGGATATCGACGCGGTGGGGGCCTACGAGGCGGCCATCAACCGCATCGACGTGGAGTCCCTGCGGATGAACCTGCGGGAGTTCCAGCAGGACCATGAGCGGCACATCCGGGACCTGTCGCAGGTGGTGAGGACACTGGGCGGCACACCGAGGCAGAAACCGGACGCGAAGGGCTTCATCCTCAAGGGCTTCACGGCGGTGACCTCGATGATGGGCACCGAGGCGGCACTGCAGGCGATGCGGGGCAACGAAAACCTCACCAACCGCAGCTACCGCAACGCGCTGAACGAGGAATGGAGCCCCGAGGCCCGCGCCATCATCGAGCGCAACTACATGGACGAGCAGCGGCACCTGGCCTTCATCGAGGACGTGCTGCGCACCCGACCCTGGGAGCAGACTCCGGTGCAGCCGTAG
- a CDS encoding tyrosine-type recombinase/integrase, with protein MSVRLRKWKKKEGKVQEAWWVDVKYQHPSGRVERVRKASPINTRRGAEEYERQIRHALLTGSFGKEKQNEPGRVPTLGDFVPRFITYSENNNKHSSVVAKRQILDDHLLPAFGNMALDSIGPAEIEDFKAAMRKKLSRARARKEAPTRASLRKRKGSGVKLLSLKSINNALAVLHKLLALAQEQGVIAHVPRVKLFKTEKPPFDFLTFEEAEHLIDAAEPEWRTLILLALKTGLRHGELIGLQWGDVDLQRGKLKVRRTIWQGVTGLPKGGRERTVDLPGSAVDALKGHRHLRGPYVFCQEGGQPLTAGMTEHRLERALSRAGITREQGFVTWHDLRHTYGSHLAMRGVPLKVIQELMGHATIEMTMRYAHLAPEARESAVQQLDRPVPQLHAAPARDAGGAH; from the coding sequence ATGAGCGTCAGACTGCGGAAGTGGAAGAAGAAGGAGGGCAAGGTGCAAGAGGCGTGGTGGGTTGACGTGAAGTACCAGCACCCGAGCGGGAGGGTGGAGCGAGTCCGCAAGGCATCGCCTATCAACACCCGTCGCGGCGCTGAGGAGTACGAGCGTCAAATCCGCCATGCACTCCTGACGGGGTCCTTCGGAAAGGAGAAGCAAAACGAGCCGGGCCGAGTTCCCACTCTCGGGGACTTCGTTCCGCGGTTCATCACGTACAGCGAAAACAATAACAAGCACTCCAGTGTCGTCGCCAAACGGCAAATCCTTGACGACCACTTGCTCCCCGCTTTCGGGAACATGGCTCTGGACTCAATCGGTCCTGCGGAGATCGAGGATTTCAAAGCAGCCATGCGCAAGAAACTGTCACGCGCCCGCGCCCGGAAGGAAGCCCCCACGCGGGCATCTCTCCGCAAGCGCAAGGGCTCCGGGGTGAAGCTGCTAAGCCTCAAGTCCATCAATAATGCGCTCGCCGTGCTGCACAAGCTGCTCGCACTGGCACAGGAACAGGGCGTCATCGCTCATGTGCCGCGCGTGAAGCTATTCAAGACGGAGAAGCCCCCCTTTGATTTCCTCACCTTCGAGGAGGCCGAGCACCTGATCGACGCCGCCGAGCCGGAGTGGCGAACGTTGATCCTGTTGGCGCTCAAGACTGGGCTGCGGCATGGGGAGCTGATCGGGCTCCAGTGGGGCGACGTGGACTTGCAGCGCGGCAAGCTCAAGGTCCGGCGTACCATCTGGCAGGGTGTGACGGGGCTGCCGAAGGGTGGACGGGAAAGAACGGTGGACCTGCCGGGCTCGGCAGTGGACGCGCTCAAGGGACACCGGCACCTGCGCGGCCCTTACGTGTTCTGCCAGGAGGGCGGCCAGCCGCTTACCGCTGGCATGACCGAACACCGCCTGGAGCGGGCACTGAGCCGAGCGGGCATCACGCGCGAGCAGGGGTTCGTTACTTGGCACGACCTGCGGCACACCTACGGCAGCCACCTCGCCATGAGGGGCGTTCCGCTCAAGGTCATCCAGGAACTGATGGGCCACGCGACCATCGAGATGACCATGCGCTACGCCCACCTTGCGCCAGAGGCTCGGGAGAGCGCGGTGCAGCAACTCGACCGGCCTGTGCCCCAGCTCCACGCCGCACCGGCCAGAGACGCCGGAGGGGCACACTGA
- a CDS encoding helix-turn-helix domain-containing protein has product MEKPTLPPAPSLPTPSEAGSNAPEFLTVDEAAARLRVNRKTLYESVKRGLVPGVLHIGRSIRIRRSVLVGWSPGNSGPALGEKR; this is encoded by the coding sequence GTGGAAAAGCCCACCTTGCCACCAGCTCCGAGCCTGCCCACGCCCTCCGAAGCGGGCTCCAACGCCCCCGAATTCCTGACGGTCGATGAAGCCGCAGCACGCCTGCGCGTGAACCGTAAGACGCTCTACGAGTCCGTAAAACGGGGCCTCGTGCCGGGCGTTCTCCACATCGGTCGATCCATCCGCATCCGCCGCAGTGTTCTGGTAGGCTGGTCGCCGGGTAACAGCGGTCCTGCGCTCGGAGAGAAGCGATGA
- a CDS encoding serine/threonine protein kinase produces the protein MHTARTLLLTSTALLAFSTGCIGSGVALRPDGSPSPQECPEESKKAMRYMGLRVGDSVLVDLDANQTESRRVTFYDGPIESVTREEFGPFAATSRLYGQVWTSGPQVVIRYYEAQSPTGEKVPLCAVARLGYDQMRKLPESKPGTAILEGSVAAAFIVDAFR, from the coding sequence ATGCACACCGCTAGAACTCTCTTGCTCACCTCTACCGCCCTGCTCGCCTTCTCGACCGGCTGCATCGGGAGCGGCGTAGCACTGCGCCCCGACGGCAGTCCGAGTCCACAGGAGTGCCCGGAGGAGTCAAAGAAGGCGATGCGCTACATGGGACTGCGCGTTGGGGACAGCGTATTGGTGGATCTCGACGCGAACCAGACAGAGAGCCGACGCGTCACATTCTACGATGGACCCATTGAGAGTGTCACAAGGGAGGAGTTCGGCCCGTTCGCGGCGACGAGCCGCCTGTATGGGCAGGTCTGGACGAGCGGTCCCCAAGTTGTGATCCGGTACTACGAAGCGCAGTCACCAACGGGCGAGAAAGTTCCCCTCTGTGCGGTGGCACGGCTCGGCTATGACCAGATGCGGAAGCTGCCCGAGTCCAAGCCTGGAACCGCCATCCTCGAAGGATCTGTCGCAGCCGCGTTTATCGTTGATGCGTTCCGGTGA
- a CDS encoding DUF2381 family protein, with protein MRALPLFRYGLLLVLLGVPALARDVDEKLTIRTLKYQDHPSQEPSSIFVAGQVVTALRFEKEVDTAKTKFLAWEGRFEAPLIGGKKVVLEPLRDLGDGEALPLLVTLVDGTEFTFLVRPKSRQDWGWIDYQVNVFKDPDSYNAVLSGLYDSLKREHKLNEENERLKQEENSIDHAYATLLANGQVKKTPFRRRLVYRPKNQDMDMVVEVFEGPGKAAALVTLKNTHYGEPWKFDGAYLTRDFTHYTLRPFALRMDRSSIVEGETGRIAVVVDKRAFQTDDGQLSDLALQIFRGDGLLQVYVRMEHTLIRK; from the coding sequence ATGCGCGCGCTCCCACTTTTCAGGTATGGTCTCTTGCTCGTATTGCTGGGTGTCCCGGCGTTGGCCCGGGACGTGGACGAGAAGCTCACGATTCGCACGCTGAAGTACCAAGACCACCCGAGTCAGGAGCCATCTTCCATCTTCGTTGCCGGGCAGGTGGTGACGGCGCTCCGCTTCGAGAAGGAAGTCGATACGGCGAAAACGAAGTTCCTCGCGTGGGAAGGGCGCTTCGAGGCGCCGCTCATTGGCGGTAAGAAGGTGGTTCTAGAGCCACTGAGAGACCTCGGCGACGGCGAGGCGCTGCCCCTGCTCGTAACGCTCGTGGACGGAACGGAGTTCACGTTCCTTGTGAGGCCCAAGAGCCGCCAGGACTGGGGATGGATTGACTATCAGGTCAACGTGTTCAAGGACCCGGACAGTTACAACGCGGTCCTCTCGGGCCTTTATGACTCGCTCAAGCGAGAGCACAAACTGAACGAGGAGAACGAGCGGCTCAAGCAGGAAGAAAACTCCATCGACCACGCCTACGCGACGCTGCTCGCGAACGGGCAGGTAAAGAAAACGCCGTTTCGCCGCAGGTTGGTCTACCGGCCAAAAAATCAGGACATGGACATGGTCGTCGAAGTCTTCGAAGGCCCTGGCAAAGCGGCAGCACTCGTCACCTTGAAGAACACCCATTACGGCGAGCCCTGGAAGTTCGATGGTGCCTACCTGACCCGTGACTTCACCCACTACACGCTTCGGCCTTTCGCGCTTCGCATGGACCGAAGCAGCATCGTCGAGGGGGAAACAGGAAGGATCGCGGTTGTAGTGGACAAGAGAGCCTTTCAGACTGACGACGGACAGCTCTCCGATCTCGCCCTCCAGATTTTCCGTGGCGATGGCCTGCTTCAAGTTTACGTGAGGATGGAACACACGCTGATTCGGAAGTAG
- a CDS encoding zf-TFIIB domain-containing protein yields MDLPPSKPPAPTCPECGIPLHGRHTREGTLQVCPRCQGHWDARPQTSLTPLLTQALEQRSRWTREGLCARGRHELRPPDEHCSRCPEDSHRCPSCAARLFPSEPRGQPIEVCPRCPGLWMSARAWVALRQEPAPASLAVNLGAGGTIQRGPSPWPQRVAVLVGLVGTAAVSGAFEGLLHLLWSLFRGG; encoded by the coding sequence ATGGACCTGCCCCCAAGCAAGCCCCCCGCTCCCACCTGCCCGGAGTGTGGCATTCCGCTGCACGGCCGGCACACGCGTGAGGGCACCTTGCAGGTGTGTCCCCGGTGCCAGGGCCACTGGGACGCCCGTCCCCAGACGTCCCTCACCCCCCTGCTCACCCAGGCGCTGGAGCAACGCTCGCGGTGGACCCGCGAGGGGCTCTGCGCCCGGGGTCGGCACGAGCTCCGGCCTCCCGACGAGCACTGTTCCCGCTGCCCCGAAGACTCCCACCGCTGCCCCTCGTGTGCCGCGCGGTTGTTCCCCAGCGAGCCACGGGGTCAACCGATCGAGGTGTGTCCGCGCTGTCCAGGCCTGTGGATGAGCGCGAGGGCCTGGGTCGCGTTGCGCCAGGAACCCGCTCCGGCCTCCCTCGCCGTGAACCTGGGCGCGGGGGGCACCATCCAGCGGGGTCCCTCTCCCTGGCCCCAGCGGGTGGCGGTCCTCGTCGGCCTCGTGGGCACGGCCGCCGTGTCGGGCGCCTTCGAAGGGCTCCTCCACCTGCTCTGGTCCCTCTTCCGGGGTGGTTGA